The Acidobacteriota bacterium genomic sequence GAGGAAGCTGTTGTAGACGATGCCGACACCGGGCGCCATCGCCCTGGCGCCGAAGAAGCGTCCCATCGTCTGGGTCAGCGACACGACGTTGCCGAAACGGTCGGCTACCGAAATCTGGGTGGTCCCTCCCGGCGGCGTATAGAAGCCGGTTTCGTTTCCCAGAATCTCATCGGAGAGTGCATTTTCGAACTCGACCAGCTCCGCCCGCTCGGCGGCGAACACCTTGCTGGTGTAGATGGTGTCCGGCGGCCGGCCGGAGATGCTCGAAGGATTCGTGAAGCGCTCGTGATCCCTGGAGGAGATGTGGAATGCCTCCACGTATGCCTGCAGCTGATTCGTCTGCGATTGGCGAAGCCACTCTGACGGGTAGTGCTCGAGGATGTTGAGGGCTTCGATGACCGCGCCGCCGGCGCCCGGCCACGGGTAGGAAATGATCTCCGTGCCGCGATAGGTCCCGTGCAGGGGCCGGTGCTCCTTGGCGCGGTAGATGCCGAGATCGCCTCGCGATATATAGCCGCCGCGTCTCTTCATATCGGCGTCGATGACCTGCGCGATGCCTCCGCGGTAGAAATCCTCGGCGCCGTATGTCGCGATGCGACGCATCGTCTGCGCCAGATCGGTCTGCCTGATGACGGTCCCGACCTCGGGCACCTCGTCGCCGTCGATGAGCAGGAGCTGCCGCAGGTTCTCACCCTCGCGAATCGTGTCCGCGTACTTGTTGATTGCCGCGCGCTTGGAGCTGGTGACCAGGAGGCCTCGCTCGGCGAGACCGATGGCCGGCTCGATGATCTCGGCCAGCGGCCTCGTGCCGTATCTCGCCAACGCGTGATCGAGCGCCGCCAACGACCCAGGGGCGGCTGCCACCTTGACGCCGTAGAGGCGGTCCTCTGCCCGAAGCTCGGCGAGCTCGTCCGTTGAAAATTCCAGCGGAACCCGCGCCGAGCCATCGATCGCGATGTCGTGCCCGTCCGCCAGGTGGATCAACACGTAGGTGGAGCCGAAGAGACCGCAGGATCCCGGAGCCGAGGAGAAGCTGACGAACGCAGCCGCGACCGCGGCATCGATCGCGTTGCCGCCGTCTTCGAGCACCAGCACTCCGGCTTCGGTGGCCTCGGGGAATCCGGTCGCGACAACCCCGTGCGTGGAGTAGCTCTCGGTCGTGTCGATCGAGGTGATCGGCGGCAGGTCCGGCGCGGCGGTACATCCCTGAAGGGCGATACCGAGGATCGCCATGCGCAGGCTGGCATTCATCGAGCGAGGCATCTTGCCGCGGGTGATACGCCTCGGCATCGAGGTCCGGCTGCAGCGCATCTGCCGCTCAGAAATCAAAGCGGATTCCGAGGCGCACGGAGCGAGGGCTCTGATAGAGAGTCCGGCGGCCGTAGTCCGGGTTGTCGACCTGCGGCTGGATCTCGGTGTTCTGGTCGTAGTCGACCACGTCCTGGGAGTTGAAGAGGTTGAAGATGTCGGCCACCAGCACCAGCTGGCCTCGGCCAAGAGTGAATCCGTAGTCTGCGTGAAGGTCGAGAGAGTAGCTGGACGTCGTCCGTGTCCTGAAGCCGTCTTCGGTTTCGATTCCCGTGCCCCTGGGTGCTTCGGGAATGTCACCGGCGCGGCCGAGCACCGGATCGGCGGCGAACGGCGTCAGCGGCCGTCCGGACGAAGCCTGAAAGCCGGCACCGAGGTTGAGTGAGTCCGTGACGTTGTAGCTGCCCCACAGCTTGAGTTGGTGCGGCCGGTCGTTGGGCAGAGGGCCCGCGCCGAGCTTGCCCAGATACCTGATGTCTCCCCGGAATCCGTACACCGGGACGCCGATCTCCGTGTAGCTCGGGTCGTTGGTCGGGTAGTCGAACATGGACGAGATGGCGGGGTTCGGCTGGTTGTTGTCGTTACGGTAGAACCCCTCGTAGGTGCCTTCCAGCTTCGAGTACCGGTAGGAGCCGACGAACGACCAGCGGTTCGAAAAACGCTTGTGGGCCGTGAGCTCGAGCGATTGATACTCGTGGATCGGATCTTCGAAGGCGCCGACGTCGAGAACCGTGCTCGGAGAGCCCGTCCGCGGGTTGCCGATGTAGCGCACCACATCGCCGGACTCCCCGGTCATGTACAGCACTGCGGCTGCGTTGGCGACGTCTTCGAGCACGCGAGGCATGTCGCGATAGAGGTACTGGATCCCGAGCGTGAGCTGGGGCAGGGCCTCGAACTCGAAGCCGACTATGCCCTCCTGGATGTAGGTCGATTTGGCGTCGGGATCGACCGTTGCCGGGCTTCCCGACGAGACCAGCAGGTGGACTCTGGTACCGAGCGCTTCGACCCCGTCCGGAATCGGCTGGGTGAGCTCCGCGTCGTAGTAATCGGCCCAGATGACCCGGCCGCCTCCGCCGAAGGTCAGCAGGGCCAGATCGTTCGGAATCCGCGCGAAAAAGCGCCCGTAGCTGGCAAAGAGCTTCATGTGGCCGGATCCGGACGGGTCCCAGGTGACGGCGAGCCGGGGGGCCCAGTTGTTGTCGAAGGTGACGTTGTTGGCGGCCCCGATCAGCTCCTGCCGCTCGTAACGGAGGCCGGCGGATATCGTCAGACGGTCGCTGACGAAGAACTTGTCCTGCAGAAAGGCCGCACCGTAGCGCTGGTCGCTCGAGCGTACCCTGGTGAGGCCGGAACGGGCGAAGCGGTACACGACTCCGAGCTCGGGGTCGGGGAGGGCACTGATCCCCACACCGGATCCCGTCTGCCTTCCGTCCCTCAGGGTGACCCTCGGGCCGGTCGAGGCGAAGACCGAATTCCATCCGACGTCTTCATAGGTGAGGCCATAGCGGATATCGTGCCTGCCGAGAATGTTGCTGGACTTGAGGTTGTACTGGAGATTGACCCCGTCGTGTTCGCCGTCGTATCGCCCTTTCCCTCCGGAGTACTGAGGGGCCCCTTGCGTGTAGTCGACGAGCTGCCACTCGTCGACCGAGGGCACCTCGGAGTAGTCATGGGCGGCCCTGGCGATGGAGGCCTCGAGCAGCCAGGCATCCGTCAGGATTCCGTGGTACCGCAGGGATTGGTAGTGGCCACCGAAGTTCAGCGCGCTGAAGGCCGCCTGGTTCGGATATAAGAGCGCACTTCCGGACTGCGGGCCCGTCAATCCCTCTCCCGGATCACCGAACAGGGAAAGGTCGAATCGATGGCCAGTTGCCGCGTTGAAGGTGACCTTGGCGGCATACGATGTGTACTCGCGCTCCCTGTCGACCTCGCCGAGATCGGCCAGCGGATACCCGTCCGGTGCGACCATCGTGGTGATCTGCTTCTGGAAATCCACCGCGGCAAAGAAAAACGCCTTGTCGCTCACGATTGGCCCGCCGAGGCTGAGGCCGAAGTCGCTGGAAGCCTCCTCGGTGATGTTGGCGTTGCCGGCCGCGAGCATGATCGTCGGTCGGCTGCCCTCGAGCCCACCCGGGCTCGCATAGGCGAAGCCGGCGCCGTGGAACTCGTTCGAGCCACTCCTGGTGATGACGTTGACCGCCCCTCCGGTCGCCTGAGCGAACTCGGCCTCGGTGCCCCCGGTTCGCACCTCGACGGTGTCGATGAACTCGTAGGTCACCCCGGTGCCGATCGATCCGTAGCTCGAAGAGTAAGTGCCGAGGCCGCCGAATCGAGGGTCGGCGATGTTGACGCCGTCGACCACATACTGGTTCTCGAGTCCGCTCGCGCCGGAGATCGAAGGGTTGGCTTGGCCGGCGCCGCCGCTGCCCGACACTCCCGGCGCCAGATAGAACGTGTCGCTCAGCCGGCGTCCGACGGGGATCTGATCCAGCATCTGGCTGTCGATCCCGAGCCCGGTGGAGACGGCTGCCAGATCGATCACCGGCGAGGTGGCGACGACCTCGATGCTCTCCTCGAAGGTTCCGGTGGGAAGGGTGAAGTGGAGCTCGGTCCGGTGCCCGAGAGAGACGATCACGCCGCTCTGCTCGACCGTCTGGTGACCTTCCGACTCCACCGTCAGACGATAGGTGTCGGGAGTGAGGTGAGGGATCAGAAAGCGACCGTTCACGTCGGTGCGGACGACCCTCGAGCCCTGGCTCGAGGTGGCGGTGATCATCGCGCCGGAAAGGGTGTTCGAATTGTCGTCCACAACCCGGCCCGCGAGGGACCCCGTTGTCTCCTGTTGCGCGACCACCAGCTGAGTACCAGCGAGCAGCACAATCAGGGTGAATATCACTTGGGACGTTACCAACGTCCGCGCATATCTCGAGCCAGCAGACAAACACCGATCCTTCACAGCCGACATCGAACGCATCTGCTCCAACCTCCAGTCGTCACGTTGCATAGCGAACGGTAATGTAACCCATCGCCGGACACCGGTGCCACCCGTCGCATTGTCACGGGCGCGTTAGGGATGGCGGCGCGACGACGACAATGCGACGAGTGGCACCTTGCTCGTCTCGCAGAGCGATGGGGGTAGGGGAGATTCCGCGCAGTTGCGGCTTGAATTGTCATCCAGTGCGGTTGCACCGGGCAGTGCGACGGCAGTCGATGAAAGGGAACGGCAGCTACTCGGAGGGCCGTGCATCCGAAGTCTTTCTTCGGAGGCGCTTGTCGTCGGGCTTGGTTGCGCGGACCACGGCCTGGAAGACTTCGTCGCCGGACGCGAACGGGCTGCCACACAACGACCACCCTTCGGCCAGGCGCCGGTTGACTGCCTCGGAAAGTTCCGCCGGGTAGGTCGCCGACAACAGTTCGTACTCGTGAATCTGGGTCATCGAATTCCCCCTGTCGCTGATTCAACCATATCGTATCTGGGGGCGCAGGAGAGGCCCGAAAAGGCTCGATTCAGCCGATGAATGCCGACAATCCGTTCCTGATGAAGATTGCAGCGAATACCAGGAGGGCCACGGCGAGGAGTCGGATGATCAGCACGTAGGCGCGACCCCGCAACACGGCGCGGGAGCGTGCGACCAGCACCGCCAGAACACATTTCGAGCCAACCAGGCAGGCGTAGAAGACGACGAGAAATCCAACTGAGGCGATCCAGCCGGATGCGTGTGCTCGGAGAAGAATTGGAGTCCCGATCGTCAGCCAGAAGAGATAGGGGTTCGGATTGAGGAAGTTGACGGATACGCCTTTGGCGAGAGATGCCCGGACTCTGCCTTCGGTTTCGACCGCAGTGGTTTTCAACTCGGCGCTGCGAAGCCCGGCTATCCCGTAGGTCGTCAGCAAAACGCCGCCGGCGAGGCTGACAACCCCGAGGGCCGACTTGGAGTTCTCTATTCGTGCGAGCAGGAGGATGGCTGCGGCGATGACTGGACCATCGGTGATCAACGGTGACAACGAAACCGCGAGGCCGGCGTTTCGTCCTCGAACCAGGGTCTCGGAGACCACCAGCGTCAACAGCGGCCCTGGCGAGAGCCCGCCGCTGAGTCCGAAGACGGCTGCTGCGACGAAAAACTCGAACATCGCATCAGTGTACGCGGATCATGAGGTCCGGCCCGGATCAAGTCGGGTATTCGGGGATTGGTCGACCCTGACTATTGTTTGATATCTCGAGCCTGGTCAGGCGAGGAGTCTATTCGTTCTTTTTGATGAACGTTCCGTCGTTGTACTCGCGGAAGGCGGTCGCGAGCTCTTCGCGGGTATTCATCACGATCGGGCCTGACCAGGCGACTGGTTCGCCCAGAGGCCTGCCGGAGACGATGAGGATGCGGAAGGGGACATCCGTCGCCCGAGCGAGGAGCGAGTCGCCCTTGGTGAAGAGCGCGACCTGGCCGCGGTTGAGCTCGTGCGAACCGTTCGGGCCGACGCGTCCCCGCCCCTCGATGGCGTAGGCGAAGGCAGTCCGATCCGAGAGGGTCGGGTGCTCGAAGTCGGCGTCCGGCTCGAGGGTCACGTCGAGATATTCCGGCTCGACGACGACGTCGTCGACGGGTCCCCGAACACCGGCCACCTCTCCGGCGATGACTCTGATCCTGAGCCCGTCGTGCGGCGAGATCTCGGGGATCGTGTCGCTCGGGAGGTCGCGGTATCGCGGAGCGGTCATCTTCTCGTCGGCGGGCAGGTTGGTCCAGAGCTGGTAACCGCGCAGGCGTCCACCGGTGTGCCGAGGCATCTCCTGATGGATGATGCCGCTGCCAGCCGTCATCCACTGAACGTCGCCAGCTCCGATGACCCCCTCGTTTCCGAGGCTGTCACTGTGTTCGACCTCGCCGTCCAGCATGTAGGTCACCGTTTCGATGCCGCGATGGGGGTGCCAGGGAAAGCCGGCAATGAAGTCGTCCGGGTTTTCGGAACCGAAATCGTCGAACAGGAGAAACGGGTCGAATTTCGGTACTTCGGGGTAGCCAAACACGCGGTTGAGGCGGACGCCGGCTCCCTCCATGGTGGGCTTTCCGGAAATGAGAAGCGCTATGGAACGCGTTTGGGTCATGCTTCGCTCTCCTCCGGTATGGACAACACGACGGCCGCCGATTTCCTTCTCACATCTCGGATCTTGCGCCTCGGTTCGCCCGGTGTCGATGAGGCCGGTCACACATCTTGGCCACTGGTCTCGGGCGAGGACGGCGATGAGGCGACCGGTCGAGATTCGATCTCGGCGCAGGCATCGGCAGACCGAGGTATTCTCGGTGCGAGTTGAGCGCCGATTACCCTCCCGGTTCGACCGAAGAGCGGGTTGCGTCCTATCGCAACCCCGAGCTGCAGGCGATCTTTGGCGTGACGCTGATCGCGGTGCTCGGAGTTTCATCAATTGCACCTGCCTTGCCGCGGATCGCGGAGGTCCTCGGCGTTACTGCAGGAAAGGTCGGACTTCTCGTCACCGCATTCACCCTCCCGGGCGTGCTTCTGACGACCGTTGCCGGGATCCTGGCGGATCGATATGGTCGGCTCCGCGTGCTGCTGCCCGGCCTCATCCTGTTCGCGATTGCCGGCACCGCGTGCTTTTTCGCCGAAAGCCTGCATGTGCTGATCGGTCTGCGGGTGGTGCAGGGGGTCGGCGCCTCGGCCATCGGTTCGATCAACGTGACGTTGATCGGCGACCTCTTCGTCGACCGTCAGCGGACAACCGCAATGGGTCTCAACGCCAGCGTGTTGTCGGTCGGTACCGCCGCCTACCCGGCGGTCGGAGGCGCGCTCGCGATGATTGCGTGGTCAGCGCCTTTTGCGCTCGCTCTGCTCGCCCTGCCGGTCGCCGTCCTCGCCATGCGCCGCCTGCAGGTGGCGCCGAAGGGCGACAAGATAGATCCGGGCGACTATTTCCGCGATCTCTGGGGAATCGTTCGCCGCCGCGACGTCCTGGCGTTGTTTTTTGCCAGCACCTCGATCTTCATCCTGTTGTACGGCGCCTACATCACGTTCCTGCCGTTCCTGATGGCGCAACGCTTCGGTTCGACCTCGCTTGGCATCGGTCTGCTGATGGCTTTCCTGTCGATATCGACCGCGATCACTTCGGCCAATCTCGGCCGGTTGGCTGCGCAGTTGGGCGAGGTCAAGGCCATGCTCGTCGGCTTTGTCGTCTTCGCCGGCGGCCTCGCTCTGGTCCCGCTGGTGCCGAGCGTCTGGATGCTGGCCGTTCCTGCGGTGCTGCTCGGCTTCGCCTTCGCCACGACGATCCCGGTGGTGATGGTCCTGCTGACGGCGATCGCACCTGTCGACCGGCGAGGTGCAGTGATGTCGCTCAACGGTACGGTCCTGCGTCTCGGTCAGACCCTCGGACCACCGGTGATGGCAACCGTCCATCGAGTGGCCGGCATAAACGCCGTCTTCTTCTTCAGCGCATTCTTCGCCCTCAGCCTCGCGGCCTTGATGGCGTGGGCGGTGCCGTCAACGAATTCGGAATTCGGAATTCGGAATTCGGAATGAGATTCGCAAACTAAGTTCGGAGGTAGGACGCTCCATTGACGTCGATGATGGTTCCGGTCGAAAACTCCGAACCTTCCGATGCGAGAAAGAGCACCGCGTGCGCGACCTCTTCCGGTTTGGCGACTCGACCGAGGGGGCTCTGGGCGCGGACCGCGTCGCCGTCGGGCCCGTCGAGGACCCGGGAAGCGAGGTCGGTGTCGACGAAGCCGGGCGCCACGACCCCGACGAAGATCCCGTGAGGTGCCAGCCTCTGGGCGAGAGACTGGCTGAACGCGTTGAGCCCGGCCTTGCTCGCACCGTACGCGGGCCCTTCGGGTTCACCGCGGAAGGCCCCACGGGACGAGACGTTGACGATCCGGCCACCACCGTGCTCGATCATGTATCGAGCGGCGCAGTAGGCGACGTTCGCCGGGCCGAAGAGATTGGTCGCGAGCACGTCCCGCCAGGCCTGCCGCCACTCGTCGTAATCGACCTCTTCCAGGCGGTGGTAGATGTAGATGCCGGCGTTGTTGACGACGATGTCGAGGGCACCGAATTGCTCGATCACGGATTCGATCATCTTGTGCACCGACTCCGGGTCTGAGACGTCGCCCTGAACCATCTGGTGTGGGCCGCCCTCGAGCGAATCGATTGTCTCCCTCGCCGCATCCTCGTTTCGGAGGTAGTTAATGGCCACGCGAGCGCCTCGAGAGGCAAACGCGGCCGCCACCGCGCGCCCGATACCGCGCGAACCTCCGGTGATGAAAACGCATTTTCCGGAAAAATCCATGATGACCTCCCACAGAAGGCAAACGCGCGCAGCGTAACGCCGTCAGCATAGTCGAGAATCGAGAGTTCAGAGTCGAAAACCTCTCTCCGCTAGCTCGAGGTGTGCAGCGCCGGGGCATGGCTGCAACTCTCAACTCTTCACTTTCAACTCTTCACTCTCAACTCTTCACTCTCAACTCTTCACTCTCAACTCTCAACTCTCCTCGTTGATCCTCTTGCCTGACGCGCGTATTTCCGGATCACTTCTTCCGGCGCGTGAAGCACAGCCCCGACCAAGTGGCGTCGATCGAGCAGATCTTGAAGTCGACCAGACCAGCGGCAAGGCCCGTCGCTCGAACCTTTGTCTGGGTGACATCCGAGGCGACGCCCGAAGACTTCTTCGGCCAGCAAACCCAGAGCCTCCCATCGCCCGAGACCTCCGCCATGTGACCAATCTTCTCCTCGAGTTCGGTGCGGGAGGTCAGGAACCACAGAGTGACCTCGGCATCCGGGTCGGTCTGGGACTTCACCCCGACGCCGGCAGGCAGTTCGCCCAGGGTGGACATGAAATCGGCCGGTGCGCCGATCAGGGCAAGTCGGGAGTTCTCCCTGATTCCGAGCTTCTTCGGCAGGGGGGTGCCCGCGTACCCTGCGAAGTCGGAATCCGGAACAACCGGATCGGCGGGCGGCTCGGCGATGGCCCGCCGCACGGCCGGCGCAAGGTCGTCGGCCGACGCGTAGATGGCATCCGGGAGAATTTCGCGAGTGCGTGCCACCTTGTCCTGCAGTCCGTCGACGAACACGAGAGGTGTGTGACGAGAGCCCTTCGCGGTGCGCAGGCTGATGCCGACGTCGCGACCCTGGGACGGGAGTCTCCCGAGATCGATGACCACCGCATCGGGCGCTGACCGACCGAGAGCGCGAAGGCCTGGACCGTCGAGGGAGCTGGCATCGACCGCGAAACCTGCTGCTTCGAGGCCCGCTTGTAGCTCGGCGGCGCGGTCCTTCTTCCAGCAGACGAGGCGAACGAGAGTGGGTTTGCTCACTGGGGGATCATATGTTAGATGAATTCGGAATTAGGAATTCGGAATTAGGAATTAGGAATTAGGAATTCGGATTTTCGAGCTCGGGTTTGGCTCTCACGAGTCCGTTGTGTCATTCCGAGTTGGGGTTTCCCTGTCACGAGTCCGCTGTGTCATTCCGACCGAGGGAGCGGCATGTCACGGCGTAGCCGGAGGCGAAGCCGGAAGCGACCGAGCGGAGGAATCTATGGAAAAGACTGAAGGGCGATGTTGCATTGCCCACAGATTCCTCGGCTTCGCACCTGCGGCGCTCCACTCGGGATGACCTTCCGCCTGAGATGCGGCGGGCAACCAATGGTCATCCCATATCGAGATAGTGGCTGCGGAGGCCTGAGAGCTGCGTTCCCAGATAGGATCCGGATGGGCCAGGCGGTGTTGGTAGAATGCAGTCTCACAGGAGGGCAGGATGAACACCGAAGACCTGCAGATTCTCAGAGGCCTGCTCACCGAGTCCCGGGTCTTGTCGCTCGGCGTGTTGGTCGATGGCAGTCCCCACGTCGGTCTGTTGCCGTTTGTGATCTCGTCCGACTACGGTTCGGCTCTGGTCCACGCGTCGCAGCTCGCCCGCCATAGCCGCGGGCTGCAGCCCGGCTCTCAGTTCAGCATTTTGATCCATGCCGGTGTCGATGATGAGAGTGATGCTCTCCAGGTCCCGAGGGTCACCTTTTCGGGAGTGGTGCACCTGGTCGCCCATACGGACCTGGATTACGAGGCCTCACGCAGGTCGTACATCAGAAAGTTTCCGTCGTCTGAGAAGACCTTCTTCCTCGGAGATTTCAATCTCTACCGGCTGCATTTCGAGCGGGGGTGGCTGGTGACCGGCTTCGCCCGGGCGATCACGCTCGGTCCGAGTTCGCTGGAGGAACTGTCGCGGATGGACTAGTCGAGGCGAGACATCGCCTTCTGGCGTCTGCCGAGCCAGAGGCCAATCATCATCCAGACAGCGGCCAACGGAGTTGCGACCAGCGAGATCGACGCCGCGCCGAGGCCGAGAGCCCCGAGACCGGCATACGACCACGCTCCGACCTGATCGCCGAGCCGGTAGACGAAGGTGTCGATGAAGTTCTTGGCCTTGTACTTCGCCTCTCTCGGCAGCACCGTGTACAGCATTTCGCGGCAGGGCCGTGCGATGGCGTAGTTGCTGGTGCGTCGCAGGACCTGGAACACGGCAATGGTCATCAGGGTCGGGGTGATGCCCACTGCCGCGAAACCGAGAACGCATACCAGCGGGAGCGCGGCCAGCGCGAGGGCGACTCCGATGCTGCGGACGATTCGCCCGGTGAAGAAGATCTGAATGAACGCGGTGAGGCTGTTGACCACCAGATCGATGCGGGCGAAAAACACGGTCCGGGCTGCCCGATCGCTGAAGCTCGCCTCGACGATCTCCGCCTGCTGGAAATAGAGGATGGTGGCGGTGATGGTGTAGAGCAGCATGTATCCGACGATGCCCAGGAGGTAACTCGACGAGAAGACTGTGCGGATGCCGTCGAGCACTCCACCGCCAATCGGTCGCTCGGATCTCCCCGACGGCGGCCGCAACGGGTCGTCGTCGACCTGGTCGGTCGAAGCGACGGCCATCAGGCGCCGAGCGGCGAGCATCGCCAAACCGAGGATCGCCGCCGAGACCAGCAAGAGGTTGGTCGGCCCGAGCCGTTCGGCGAGGAACGCGGTGATTGACGAACCGAAGGCCGCGCCGATGGTGCCGCCGACCGCGACGAAGCCGAAGAGGCGCTTGGCCTGATCCGGGCGGAACAGATCCGCCATCAACGACCAGAAGATGGACACCACGAAGAGGTTGAAGACGGACGTCCAGACGAAGAAAACGCGACCGGTCC encodes the following:
- a CDS encoding gamma-glutamyltransferase, producing the protein MRCSRTSMPRRITRGKMPRSMNASLRMAILGIALQGCTAAPDLPPITSIDTTESYSTHGVVATGFPEATEAGVLVLEDGGNAIDAAVAAAFVSFSSAPGSCGLFGSTYVLIHLADGHDIAIDGSARVPLEFSTDELAELRAEDRLYGVKVAAAPGSLAALDHALARYGTRPLAEIIEPAIGLAERGLLVTSSKRAAINKYADTIREGENLRQLLLIDGDEVPEVGTVIRQTDLAQTMRRIATYGAEDFYRGGIAQVIDADMKRRGGYISRGDLGIYRAKEHRPLHGTYRGTEIISYPWPGAGGAVIEALNILEHYPSEWLRQSQTNQLQAYVEAFHISSRDHERFTNPSSISGRPPDTIYTSKVFAAERAELVEFENALSDEILGNETGFYTPPGGTTQISVADRFGNVVSLTQTMGRFFGARAMAPGVGIVYNSFL
- a CDS encoding TonB-dependent receptor — protein: MQRDDWRLEQMRSMSAVKDRCLSAGSRYARTLVTSQVIFTLIVLLAGTQLVVAQQETTGSLAGRVVDDNSNTLSGAMITATSSQGSRVVRTDVNGRFLIPHLTPDTYRLTVESEGHQTVEQSGVIVSLGHRTELHFTLPTGTFEESIEVVATSPVIDLAAVSTGLGIDSQMLDQIPVGRRLSDTFYLAPGVSGSGGAGQANPSISGASGLENQYVVDGVNIADPRFGGLGTYSSSYGSIGTGVTYEFIDTVEVRTGGTEAEFAQATGGAVNVITRSGSNEFHGAGFAYASPGGLEGSRPTIMLAAGNANITEEASSDFGLSLGGPIVSDKAFFFAAVDFQKQITTMVAPDGYPLADLGEVDREREYTSYAAKVTFNAATGHRFDLSLFGDPGEGLTGPQSGSALLYPNQAAFSALNFGGHYQSLRYHGILTDAWLLEASIARAAHDYSEVPSVDEWQLVDYTQGAPQYSGGKGRYDGEHDGVNLQYNLKSSNILGRHDIRYGLTYEDVGWNSVFASTGPRVTLRDGRQTGSGVGISALPDPELGVVYRFARSGLTRVRSSDQRYGAAFLQDKFFVSDRLTISAGLRYERQELIGAANNVTFDNNWAPRLAVTWDPSGSGHMKLFASYGRFFARIPNDLALLTFGGGGRVIWADYYDAELTQPIPDGVEALGTRVHLLVSSGSPATVDPDAKSTYIQEGIVGFEFEALPQLTLGIQYLYRDMPRVLEDVANAAAVLYMTGESGDVVRYIGNPRTGSPSTVLDVGAFEDPIHEYQSLELTAHKRFSNRWSFVGSYRYSKLEGTYEGFYRNDNNQPNPAISSMFDYPTNDPSYTEIGVPVYGFRGDIRYLGKLGAGPLPNDRPHQLKLWGSYNVTDSLNLGAGFQASSGRPLTPFAADPVLGRAGDIPEAPRGTGIETEDGFRTRTTSSYSLDLHADYGFTLGRGQLVLVADIFNLFNSQDVVDYDQNTEIQPQVDNPDYGRRTLYQSPRSVRLGIRFDF
- a CDS encoding DUF1737 domain-containing protein — its product is MTQIHEYELLSATYPAELSEAVNRRLAEGWSLCGSPFASGDEVFQAVVRATKPDDKRLRRKTSDARPSE
- a CDS encoding LysE family transporter — encoded protein: MFEFFVAAAVFGLSGGLSPGPLLTLVVSETLVRGRNAGLAVSLSPLITDGPVIAAAILLLARIENSKSALGVVSLAGGVLLTTYGIAGLRSAELKTTAVETEGRVRASLAKGVSVNFLNPNPYLFWLTIGTPILLRAHASGWIASVGFLVVFYACLVGSKCVLAVLVARSRAVLRGRAYVLIIRLLAVALLVFAAIFIRNGLSAFIG
- a CDS encoding pirin family protein; this translates as MTQTRSIALLISGKPTMEGAGVRLNRVFGYPEVPKFDPFLLFDDFGSENPDDFIAGFPWHPHRGIETVTYMLDGEVEHSDSLGNEGVIGAGDVQWMTAGSGIIHQEMPRHTGGRLRGYQLWTNLPADEKMTAPRYRDLPSDTIPEISPHDGLRIRVIAGEVAGVRGPVDDVVVEPEYLDVTLEPDADFEHPTLSDRTAFAYAIEGRGRVGPNGSHELNRGQVALFTKGDSLLARATDVPFRILIVSGRPLGEPVAWSGPIVMNTREELATAFREYNDGTFIKKNE
- a CDS encoding MFS transporter: MSADYPPGSTEERVASYRNPELQAIFGVTLIAVLGVSSIAPALPRIAEVLGVTAGKVGLLVTAFTLPGVLLTTVAGILADRYGRLRVLLPGLILFAIAGTACFFAESLHVLIGLRVVQGVGASAIGSINVTLIGDLFVDRQRTTAMGLNASVLSVGTAAYPAVGGALAMIAWSAPFALALLALPVAVLAMRRLQVAPKGDKIDPGDYFRDLWGIVRRRDVLALFFASTSIFILLYGAYITFLPFLMAQRFGSTSLGIGLLMAFLSISTAITSANLGRLAAQLGEVKAMLVGFVVFAGGLALVPLVPSVWMLAVPAVLLGFAFATTIPVVMVLLTAIAPVDRRGAVMSLNGTVLRLGQTLGPPVMATVHRVAGINAVFFFSAFFALSLAALMAWAVPSTNSEFGIRNSE
- a CDS encoding SDR family oxidoreductase → MDFSGKCVFITGGSRGIGRAVAAAFASRGARVAINYLRNEDAARETIDSLEGGPHQMVQGDVSDPESVHKMIESVIEQFGALDIVVNNAGIYIYHRLEEVDYDEWRQAWRDVLATNLFGPANVAYCAARYMIEHGGGRIVNVSSRGAFRGEPEGPAYGASKAGLNAFSQSLAQRLAPHGIFVGVVAPGFVDTDLASRVLDGPDGDAVRAQSPLGRVAKPEEVAHAVLFLASEGSEFSTGTIIDVNGASYLRT
- a CDS encoding MFS transporter translates to MGFLNRIVAVEDDEIRPMLWAALYFFLLLAAYFVIRPIRDDMGVAGGVRNLPWLFLGTLLGMLLVHPLFTALVSRLPRRIFIPLSYTFFALNLVAFWLFFLLSSEGAGVWTGRVFFVWTSVFNLFVVSIFWSLMADLFRPDQAKRLFGFVAVGGTIGAAFGSSITAFLAERLGPTNLLLVSAAILGLAMLAARRLMAVASTDQVDDDPLRPPSGRSERPIGGGVLDGIRTVFSSSYLLGIVGYMLLYTITATILYFQQAEIVEASFSDRAARTVFFARIDLVVNSLTAFIQIFFTGRIVRSIGVALALAALPLVCVLGFAAVGITPTLMTIAVFQVLRRTSNYAIARPCREMLYTVLPREAKYKAKNFIDTFVYRLGDQVGAWSYAGLGALGLGAASISLVATPLAAVWMMIGLWLGRRQKAMSRLD